From one Caldithrix abyssi DSM 13497 genomic stretch:
- a CDS encoding TonB-dependent receptor, producing MRTLLLFFVFVFALSLFAQNQSGQITGVIVKTDSDERLSNVIVRIESKNRSTKSDENGEFILDDVPPGNYYLIFIKKGFYSLVIPEVKVKAGKVTTLNVTMYPGNANEFLFLEIGGIQVTAQRDLLPQEPETIHRISSGEIEHMQATSLADVLEMIPGNEKATNLGLQSKQKINLRNFGDAGSAFGTKIILDDVPLSNNVDLQTGVGVNYGTKVQASAESQYDLREIVADNLQRVEVQSGATSVEYGDNTSGVIIATTRTENVPTRIKVKNNPDTKEANLMGSFKRWNTNFVYNLNYGYSERDIRIKGDEFHRIGASLKASNCFLQKKLKMTQGLRFSRKIEEDNDESDPEKTRAYNRDFHITYSQRINFKHSKNTTFYMRNFLDYKRRNSWRHKLETRDLGYATTLMEPGTIEGIFADPVYFSDVRTIGDEWSLGFKVKITHRFFTGKFLHRILAGGEYQKEWNNGPGKQFDLLRPPNGGGNIRPRSFSDIPGISQLSLFLEDRITARLIVPTTFNIGLRIDSYNPDGFFPINPLKNEDIFKARQGTFLNPRLGLKLKLFKDTQFRLTFSKASKTPALSMLYPEKFYLDVNDIGIIHQTLADGRDTTITVPLISTYVYDRTNSHLKGYQSTKYEVGLDQRFGDFALSFNGFLQKTNNIPQYLGIPLTYYRYEWPQWPDESQKTVMEKVLIASSGYKIARNVGWVNNSGFEFLLRTHRLPKLNMRFFISASYVFSRSGKRDGVAYFSSASRYYSAGDTLSSGWVAPEDMQIVPYYKPTTSWRQKTIINYKIDYIARSLGIWLTFRAQQVLWDRYLLLGNVTTHAIGYYKDGQLIPIDPQTSTLMGLDRSYDELSTSVDDSKPNDKWLFSVIVSKSLFKGAEISLFVENIFNDMAYYKTRYGSYSARNPEMFWGVAFSAKLDDLFKTGQ from the coding sequence ATGCGCACATTACTGCTATTTTTCGTTTTTGTATTTGCCCTTTCTCTTTTTGCTCAAAACCAAAGCGGTCAAATTACAGGCGTCATTGTCAAAACCGATAGCGATGAAAGATTATCCAACGTTATCGTTCGCATTGAAAGTAAGAACAGGTCCACTAAATCGGATGAAAACGGCGAATTTATTTTAGATGATGTGCCGCCTGGTAATTATTATTTAATTTTTATCAAAAAAGGTTTTTACTCGTTGGTCATTCCAGAAGTAAAAGTAAAAGCCGGTAAGGTCACCACTTTAAATGTAACCATGTATCCCGGGAATGCGAATGAGTTTTTGTTCCTGGAGATAGGCGGCATTCAGGTAACGGCGCAAAGAGATTTATTGCCGCAGGAACCGGAAACCATTCATCGTATCAGCAGCGGAGAAATTGAACACATGCAGGCCACCAGCCTGGCCGATGTGTTAGAAATGATACCGGGCAATGAAAAGGCGACCAACCTTGGGTTGCAAAGCAAACAAAAAATTAATTTACGTAATTTTGGGGATGCCGGTTCTGCTTTTGGAACGAAAATTATTTTAGACGACGTGCCGCTTTCGAACAATGTGGATTTACAGACAGGAGTGGGCGTTAATTATGGAACAAAGGTACAGGCATCGGCGGAAAGTCAGTATGATCTGCGTGAAATTGTGGCCGATAATTTACAACGCGTAGAAGTACAATCCGGCGCCACATCGGTTGAGTACGGAGACAATACTTCCGGCGTAATTATCGCTACAACGCGCACGGAAAACGTGCCCACGCGCATCAAGGTAAAAAATAATCCGGACACCAAAGAAGCCAATTTAATGGGCAGCTTTAAGCGCTGGAACACCAATTTTGTTTACAATTTAAATTATGGTTACAGCGAGCGCGATATTCGTATTAAAGGCGACGAATTCCATCGGATAGGCGCCTCGCTAAAGGCCAGCAATTGTTTTTTGCAAAAAAAGCTCAAAATGACGCAGGGGCTGCGTTTTTCCCGCAAAATCGAGGAAGACAATGACGAATCGGACCCCGAAAAAACAAGAGCCTACAATCGCGACTTTCATATTACGTATTCTCAACGGATAAATTTTAAGCATAGTAAAAATACCACCTTTTACATGCGCAACTTTTTAGACTACAAACGTCGAAACAGCTGGCGACACAAATTAGAAACGCGTGATTTAGGATATGCAACCACCTTAATGGAACCCGGCACCATTGAAGGTATTTTTGCCGATCCTGTTTATTTTTCGGATGTGCGTACCATAGGCGATGAATGGTCTTTAGGATTTAAAGTCAAAATCACGCACCGATTTTTTACGGGAAAATTTTTACACCGCATTTTAGCCGGCGGCGAATACCAGAAGGAGTGGAATAACGGACCGGGTAAGCAGTTTGATTTGTTGCGCCCTCCAAATGGCGGCGGGAATATTCGTCCGCGTTCTTTTAGCGATATTCCGGGAATCTCACAGTTATCTCTGTTTCTCGAAGATCGAATAACAGCCCGCTTAATTGTCCCCACAACGTTTAACATAGGACTCAGAATCGATAGCTACAATCCGGACGGTTTTTTTCCAATTAATCCTTTAAAAAATGAGGATATCTTTAAAGCGCGGCAAGGAACTTTCCTAAATCCCCGATTAGGTCTAAAGCTAAAACTTTTTAAAGATACGCAATTTCGTTTAACCTTTAGCAAAGCGTCCAAAACTCCTGCGCTTTCTATGCTGTATCCAGAAAAGTTTTATTTAGATGTGAACGATATTGGAATCATACATCAAACGCTGGCCGATGGCAGAGATACGACGATTACCGTCCCTTTGATTAGCACCTATGTTTACGATCGGACGAACTCTCATTTAAAAGGCTATCAAAGCACCAAATATGAAGTTGGTCTCGACCAGCGATTCGGTGATTTTGCCTTAAGTTTTAATGGTTTTTTGCAAAAAACCAATAATATTCCCCAGTATCTGGGCATACCTTTGACTTATTATCGATATGAATGGCCACAGTGGCCTGATGAGAGCCAGAAGACCGTAATGGAAAAAGTATTGATCGCCTCTTCTGGTTATAAAATTGCACGCAATGTAGGTTGGGTAAACAATAGCGGATTTGAATTTTTATTAAGAACGCATCGCTTGCCAAAGCTTAATATGCGCTTTTTTATTAGCGCTTCCTATGTGTTTAGCCGATCAGGCAAAAGAGACGGCGTAGCTTATTTTTCATCTGCCTCCAGATATTATTCAGCCGGCGATACGCTTTCATCCGGCTGGGTGGCGCCAGAAGATATGCAAATCGTTCCCTATTATAAGCCGACCACAAGTTGGAGGCAAAAAACCATCATCAATTATAAAATCGACTACATTGCAAGAAGTCTCGGCATCTGGTTAACGTTCAGGGCTCAACAAGTATTGTGGGATCGCTATTTACTGCTTGGTAATGTTACCACGCATGCCATCGGTTATTACAAAGACGGACAGCTGATCCCGATCGACCCGCAAACATCCACCTTGATGGGGCTGGATCGTTCTTATGACGAGCTTAGTACTAGCGTTGACGACAGCAAGCCTAACGACAAATGGTTGTTTAGTGTGATTGTGAGTAAATCGCTCTTTAAAGGCGCAGAAATTTCTCTTTTTGTGGAAAATATTTTTAATGACATGGCTTACTATAAAACGCGCTATGGTAGCTACTCGGCCCGAAATCCTGAGATGTTCTGGGGTGTAGCTTTTAGCGCAAAGCTGGATGATTTGTTTAAGACAGGTCAATAA
- a CDS encoding DUF4876 domain-containing protein, whose protein sequence is MTKKIFLLALGLLIVACEKSPPTQQDGSLVLRTILVDQSGLIETDPELGYAPLSNARAVLESNTYYESPGVRKKYVAYSDSQGVVEFKDLLLGRYTLTVEKEVEVSIENSDQVDTLTLRGSKLIEMMDLTFEDTLKANLALESSLVINEIYYCGPKNKAFYFYDQFIELYNNSDTTVYLDGLILCRGLQRHKPNMDSVDYVQVTYIFQFPGEPKVGREYPVAPHQYVVVAQDAIDHSQYIDTALDLSDADWEFYNPYGAEIDNPAPNVVNVLPERSLDFMINLVHNFVLLADGTDFYAGEVSDRGYQYYHVPIHTILDGVEYSSNPNSLKQLTVRIDAGFAGVGMSKYSGKSVQRRQPGFDTNNSSLDFIILDHPTPGY, encoded by the coding sequence ATGACAAAAAAGATTTTTCTGCTGGCGTTAGGCCTTTTGATTGTTGCCTGTGAAAAAAGTCCACCCACCCAGCAAGACGGCAGTCTTGTTTTGCGCACAATTCTGGTTGATCAAAGCGGCTTAATCGAGACAGACCCTGAATTGGGGTACGCCCCGCTAAGCAATGCCAGGGCGGTTCTGGAATCAAATACCTATTATGAAAGCCCCGGCGTTCGCAAAAAATACGTAGCGTATTCCGATAGTCAGGGCGTGGTGGAGTTCAAAGATTTATTATTGGGGCGCTACACACTAACCGTTGAGAAAGAGGTAGAGGTATCGATTGAAAATAGCGACCAGGTTGATACCTTAACCCTACGCGGTAGTAAGTTAATTGAAATGATGGATTTAACGTTTGAAGATACGCTGAAAGCCAATCTGGCTCTGGAATCCAGTCTGGTGATCAATGAAATCTACTACTGCGGTCCAAAGAACAAGGCCTTTTACTTTTATGACCAGTTTATCGAGCTTTACAATAACAGTGATACCACCGTGTATCTGGATGGTTTAATATTATGCCGCGGATTGCAAAGACACAAGCCCAATATGGATTCCGTTGACTATGTGCAGGTTACATACATCTTTCAATTTCCGGGGGAACCCAAGGTGGGCCGGGAGTATCCGGTGGCGCCCCATCAATATGTGGTTGTAGCTCAGGACGCTATAGACCATTCGCAATATATTGACACCGCGCTGGATTTATCTGACGCCGACTGGGAATTTTATAATCCTTATGGCGCCGAGATCGATAATCCTGCGCCGAATGTGGTGAATGTTCTCCCCGAAAGATCGCTGGATTTTATGATCAATCTTGTGCATAATTTTGTGCTGTTGGCCGACGGTACTGATTTTTATGCCGGAGAGGTTTCGGATAGAGGGTACCAATACTACCACGTTCCGATTCATACCATCTTAGACGGAGTGGAATATAGTTCCAATCCGAATTCGCTGAAGCAATTAACCGTTCGCATTGACGCCGGATTTGCCGGAGTGGGAATGAGTAAATACAGCGGTAAATCCGTCCAGAGGCGTCAACCAGGTTTCGATACCAATAACAGTAGTCTGGATTTTATTATCTTA